The Danio rerio strain Tuebingen ecotype United States chromosome 20, GRCz12tu, whole genome shotgun sequence genome contains the following window.
caaaatctcagcagaggatcattaagcaacatcagctttacttattaacaaCCTGTTTGCTATTATTTCTACCACATTCTACAAAATTCCATATAGTGATatcattaaaaaagtaattttttacaacaacaataaaaaaacaacaacactgctTGTATTTTAAGCTGTCAGCACTGAGTAGAGCTGCAGTAGCTGTGTTcatactgtatacagttgaagtcagaaatattagcccccctgaattataagactgcttgtttattttttgcccaatttctgtttaccggggagcacaacacatttttaatcataaaaattaaataattcatctctaataactgatttattctatctttgtcatgatgacagcaaataatatttgactagatatttttcaagacacttctatacagcttaaagtgacatttaaaggcttcactagggtaattagggtaactaggcaggttagggtaattaggcaagttattgtataacgatggtttgatctgtagattatcgagaaaaaatatagcttaaaggggctaataatattattcctaaaatattgtttaaaaaattaaaaactgcttttattctagccgaaataaaacaaataagactttcgccagaagaaaaaatattatcagacatactgtgaaaatctccttgctctgttaagcataattaggaaaatacttaaaaatgaagaaagaaattcgaagggggcaaataattctgacttcaactgtataaaatatatatatatataaaaaaaaaaaaaaaaaaaatatatatatatatatatatatatatatatatatatatatatatatatatatatatatacatatttatatacacacacacacacacacacacacacacacacacacacacacacacacacacatatatatatatatatatatatatatatatatatatatatatatatatatatatatatatgtatatatataaaatgcttcGTTGCAAATGATGAAATTGCTCGCATAGGTCAACCAACACAGGAAACTCACTAAGGTTGCTGCAGAAAACACGTGTGTCATTGTTCGCATAACTTAAGCTTGAACCTAAAATATCACACAGGGAACAGGAAATCTCATATGTGGGCTAAATTGTATGTCGTGCCGTTTCCTATTGAAATGAGGTACAGCTTAAAGAGCAATGGTTGGAAACAGACACACAATAAAGCACTTTAATGTGAAGTTGCTTTCTATTTCTAACTCACAACACTACGAATCTCACTGATATGGTTCTGACATCTTTTAGTCGGCTGCATTGTAATTGTAAACGTCTATTGTATTCATTAGTTAGGAATGACGTACATGCCCAGCTTCATTGAATAATACTTCTCCATTATTGATTGATATAATAGTCCAAGACTTCTGAGATTTTTGATGCGCAAATACAACTGAATCTGCCTctttttaaacaaatgcattggtaacactttacaataaggttcattagttaatgcatgtactaacatgaactaatcatgagcacatgtacagcatttattaatcataattaaacatttactaatgtattattaacatccaactccatgcctgttaacattagttaatgcatcgagttaacatgaactaacaatgaacaactgtattttcattaactaacgttaactaacatgaacaaatactgtattaaatgtattgttcattgtttgttcccattagtaaatgcattaattaacattaactaatgaacctttttttttacttttagttgtgctcttaaaaagtggttaaaaacaaaacagcagtgtttgcacaaatagtctactgttagttggtaggatcatgtcgcctttgcATTTGCCTGCAGTAACTTTATGTAAAGAATTGTAATGTTatgtatgttttaatatatttctattttgtcaattttaagcctcctgtggacaggtgtcgagaattagcaagtttgctaaaacacttgcAGTAATCTTGCAGTAAactccagtgtaattgtgatgtccatgtcaaataaaaaataaataaataaataaataaataaataaaaaaccttattgtaaagtgtgaccaatgcaTTCATTATCAAGTACACTACACAAACTGCTGGCATAGAAGTTATTACTATTGTTTTGAATGAAAAATGAAGCTCTTACAGTGTAAACCATGCCTTGAGGATTTGATTTCAACTACATTTGGAACAAACTAGGCATCTCTTACCTGGATGAAAACCCTATAGACTAATGCATCATGTGTTAAGTCTAATGTCTGAACAATATCTCATCATACCTTGCAGTCTTTTGTAAACAGGTCTTGTAAGGGATGCTTTGTAGTGTGTCcaatctttctttcttatttattttactgcattATTTGTATGTAACATGGACAAATATGTAAAATTGCAACCTTTTTTTGAACCGTTGTCTTCGATAAAGTTTGGGTAACACTTGGAGAGTGTGTTCATATGACTGCCATGagacctttataatcatgaatatgaatgagataTTATGCATGCCTATGACTGTCGCTGGGTGTAAACAGCCTGGTTTTGTCATTCGAAATGTAAAGTTGACATTGTTTGATAtgtattcaacccaagctcattctgaaaacgcagccccgcagacgtttctggagaacgtgatttacgtggccggaggtatgtatggccatatttagttttttcaagcgAGTGATATGAAGCGGTGTGACGCTGCTTCTCtttgcgctcgccggctgacagctcacctccgtgtggagggctttcccacagcaaccagtttgtccggttagctcgttgtgttacgtcggcagagcggaggcccggaggaagAGGAGCAGCCTGCAGCGACGATCGGGTTTGAGTTGGGGGGAAAAGCGGTTCCAGAAATAAGATAAGACCAAAAAtctgaatccaaaaaataaagtgaacgagttcgtAACGGagtgtggtgaaatccgaaaacacggtcaaaatcggacgagggcttttctgtttctggtcggcttttgtaaattgtctagggaaggaggaaggaggagggtggctgggtcggctgATTGGCtggccgcccagtcaatcgttcagtcagtcagtcagtcagtcagtccgacAGCTTGGCAGTGGCCTCCGTCGgctttttacgcgagaacagcgcggccGCAAACGGCTGAacgattcgcgaaaacaaaaactgcacaaatacgtacttcccaggacgtatttcgcggtctccagaaacgtccgcggggctacgtttccagaatgagcctgggttggatgtaTTTGTTATGACAATTACCAAGCCTACATATCCCCTCATAAacaagtgttaccaaaaatagtACAAGCAATGATAAAAGTGACACAGATAACTGTAAGAAGAGATATAAACATAAAGTGATTAGGAAACACTAGTCAAATGGTCTACCTTCGGGGAGCAGCTGGAGCTCTCACTGTTTGTGCTTTCAGACCTGGATGTTTTGGGAGGTCGTGGCGGTGGATCCTTGGGTTTTTTGGGAGGTCGTGGTGGAGGTGTAATGGTAGCGATGGCGTACCTTCTAAGAGTGTAGTAACAGTCTTCTGAGATCTCCTCTATGGCTGATTTCACACTAAACTTCGGACTCTCTCCGTCCCATCGCTGCTTTACGTTAAATATCAAGTCTGTACGGTTTACTGGCACCTCCCTGAAGTCTGAGAGGTCCGTGTTTGAGACCAGGACGCACGGGTCTGAGATCTCCTCCTCGATGTGCAGACTAGGCGTTCCAGCCAAGATGTCTGCCTTCAGAGAGAGGTCCCGCACGGACACCTTGACGTTGAAGGGCAGCGGGAACCATCTGCATATTTCTGCGATGGTGTACTGACGCTTGTCTTTAACCAGCTCCATGAATCCCCCCTCCAAACACATGGGGAGACGCACAGGCTCCTTCCCCTCTGCTTTTACTTTCACACACTCAAAGGTATCCGCCACTTTCTCAGTGCCGTTGTGTGAAACGGCGCAGCTTTGACCTTTAGTCACTATAAACTCCTCTCCAGCCTGAACCGAAGCCAGCCCGCTGTACACAGTCTCGAAGTCTTTGGTGGCGACCACCCGGATTTCCTCGGTCTCACTGCGCGCCCGCTCTAGGTCATATGCAGTGGAGAACTGCCGCGGACGCCGCTTGAAGCGCCCGTTGTAGGACTCCGGGATGAGAAAATGTCTTGCTGACTCCTGGCACATTTCCGAGGCTAGAATTCGTTTGGCTTTGAAAGGGTGATGAATAATTACCTCTTTGGACTGGAAAAGGGACTCCAGGTCGGGAGAGAGTCTGAAATGGTTTTCACTGGACAGCTTGGCCAGCACAGGGAAAAACTGCGGTGGTCTCTTGTAGACGTCCATCAGAGATAAAGGCTGCACAAAGGAGTCGCAATCATACTGTTCTGTCACGTCCACTACCTCCACGTCCAGATTGGATGGGATGAGCAGAACTTTCTCGCTGACTGTCGGAAGAAAGAGTTCAGGGTTAAAGGAACACTCTCTATCagcaaagactataaaatacacacGATGTGTCCCTcgaatagttttgaatgggggaaTGAGAAGCGGTCAATATGGAGAATAAAGCACCGCCTTCTTgtgcaggagccaatcatcaatcattATAAACTGATGGTTCTTTGGGAATCAGTCCAGAGCCAAAGCTTGAAATATCTACTTTAAAACAAACCAACTACATGGTTTTGTAAACTGTGTGAAACTAATGCAAGATACTGTCAATTTCATCAACAGCACATCCTTACTGAAAGAAACAgctttaaccagcctaggctggttggctggttctAGCTgatcgaccaggctggttttagaggggttttggccacttccaggctggtttccagccatttccagcctggtcttagctggtcaggctcggagatgaccagctaaaaccagcttgaccagccaaaaccagctatgtccagcttaaaccaggctggtcaagctggttttagctggatttagcttgTCATCTCcgagcctgaccagctaagaccaggctggaaatggctggaaaccagcctggaaatggccaaaacccctctaaaaccagcctggtccaCCGGCTAAAagcagccaaccagcctaggctggtttaagctggatttttcagcagggatgacaGCAAATACTCGAATACTCACAAACTTGAAAACAAAGAGTCGCTATCCTTTCAGTAGGAGATTTGGCATCAAGATCAATTTGGAAGTTACTTCAGAAGGGCAGCGAGACCGGACAAGACATTATTCAGAGGATCATAATGTATAAcatgtaaaccaggggtgtccaaactcggtcctggagggtcagtgtcctggagagtttagctccaaccctaatcaaacacacctgaaccagctaataaaGATCTTACTAGATATTCTAGAAACTTCCTAGTTTACATACACtgcataaaaaggcacataaccattttttaaaagtcagatgttaatgtgactaaactgtttctcttttaggtaagtcaggATGATCacgtgtttctgttctgcttaatagcagaataacgagagagagattgtttgagaaattgttaactcttgttgaaagtcaagtttacacacaatcagattattctgcctctggaaaagctcagatgatggtgtcaaggttctggacgtttctgattggctaattgacaacatttgagttaatgtgaggcacaactgtagaatagtattaaaggaaaagctcaaacacactgcttccttgtgtgacaacatgggaaaatcaacaagccagaatcaacaacaaagccagattacaattagctgaatgacactgggaaTAGActgatgtttggagacatgtcctgtgctctgatggagctaagattaaactgtttagccataatgagcagtgttacatttggaggacaaaagggaaagcgcacaagcctagaacaccatcccaactgtgcagtatgggggcggcagcatcatgttgtggggctgttttgctgcaggagggactggtccacttcacagcatagatggcatcatgaagaaagaacattatggagaaatactgaagcaacatctcaacacatcagccaggaaattaataCTTGACCACAAATGggtccaaacagaccatgaccctaaagatactgccaaattagttcaaatgtgctttaaggactacagagtgaatgttttggagtggccatcacaaagccctgatctcaatcctatagagaatgtgtgggcagagttgaaaaagcttgtgtgagcaagacagccaacaaatctgactcagttacagcaattctgtcaggaggaatgggccaaaattcctgcaaactattgtgagaagcttgtggaaggagacccaaaacatttgaccaaagttatagagtttaaaagcaaagctaaaaaatagcaaggaaatgtgtgtaaactctagattgtctagaaattaataaagaattctctcattattcgggcatttagcaaatgtaaatcatttaggtaatcctaacacaCCTAAAAGAGTAAATGTTTAGtatcatttaccatcagacattgttataaaatggttatgttcctttacttagagtgtatgtaaacttctgtttCAAccgtatatgactgtcaacaactcaaaaaatgtgtttggtAACCCTTTAACACTGGAACACATCTGTGTTTGTAAATGAAAACGACACAAAAGTTGCACTCACGTCTAGAGATAGCCTTTAGCTCGTACACAGGAGTCAGCAGCAACTCTCCACACACGTTCTCCAGCAAACCGGAAAATAAAAAGTTCTTCTTGGCGGGCGCTTTGACCTCGACGACGCTCCTCTTTCTGCCTCTGGGGATCTTCCAGTCGGCGATCTCCTTCAGCGTGTAGCACTGGTGGTCCTGGCACTCGCTGAAGGGTCCCTGCTGGCAGAAGCTGAGGCTGAAGCAGATTGGAGGCTCTCGGTGCAGGAGCTCACAGTGCACTCGTCCGCAGCTCCACTCCACCGCAGTGATCCTGAAACTGTCCCGTCTGCGCAGGACGAGGCCCGGCTCCAGATCTACATCCACAGCGCTCAGGAAGACAGGCTGTGCCACACGCTGAGGCCCGATCTTTAGCGAATCAGCAATTTCTTGAATGCTCCTGTACGGCTGACTGTCGGCCACCAGTTTGAACAAACCTGTCATGCAGAGGACAATGGCGTGAATCGGTATTGAAACTAAAGTGTTAACACTGTAAAATGACTGTAAATGTGCAACCTTTAACTTTGTTCTGtatgtttaacagtgtttttGCAGCTTCTTgcaattgcattatttatttattcatttgtttgtttgtcagacATCAGCTAATGCAACAagacaatacaaaaaaaacacaagtacaaataaacacatttatagataaatatatatacaatataccaACCTATAAAGAAACACGACCAGAATATTTGCAACCAGAATATTTCAATGTGTCAAGCTTTAAAAGACGAATGAAtccacattcatttattcagttgaAACTTCCCTCTTGTGAAATTATAATTCTTCTTCTAAAATTTCCCAAGGGCTGTTTAACagaccaaaaacaaacaaaaaaatagttcacattatttactataatatttttgtatGGTTCTTTTACTTTGGCtggaaaaaaagctgtttttacattttttttttagctatttaattttttttagctatttttaaggtcaatattattaactccCTTAAGATGATCTATTtataagataatatatatataagatgatatgtatgtatatatatatatatacataaacacacacacagttgaagtttccccccaatttctgtttaacggagagcagattttttaaaacacatttttaacataatagttttaataacttaattctaatcatttatatttattttatttattttatctttgccatgatgacagtaaacaatactttactagatctttttcaagacacttctgtagagcttaaagtgacatttaaaggcttcactaggttaaaaattgtgcttaaaggggctaataaggggcttttattctagccgaaataaaacaaataagactttctctagaaaaaaaatattatcagacatactgtgaacatttcctgaaactgttaaacataatttgggaaatatttaaaaaatttatatatatatatatttatatatatatataaatatatatatatatataatgtatatataattatatacagtCGAAGTGGGAATTATttgccccgtttatttttttccccaatatctgtttaacggagagcagatttctaatCATTtgcaatcataatagttttaataactcatttctaaaaactgatttattttatctttgtcatgatgacgccccattcacacagggaaAAGTTTGCAGAAGTTGGggctagctcaacttttcaagcgccgacggaagcgtcagccaatcaaatcACTGTTTGCAAATACATGAgcttagacagtggcctattgctgactgaattttattggctgatgctgctatgttGATCGCGTCAGcgccaacttcagacacgccttcagtcaaggattgatgctgaagccctgtgtgaattggGCGTGAAAGTAAATagtattagactagatattcttcaagacacttctatacagcttaaagtaacatttaaaggcttaattaggttaattagggtaactaggtagattagggtaattaggcaagttattgtatggcgatggtttgttctgtagacggtcaaaaaaaaattagcttaaaggggctaataatattgaccttaaaatggtctttaaaaaattaaaaactgcttttattctagccaaaataaaacatagaagactttctccagaagaaaaaatattatcagacatgctgtgaaaatttccttcctcttttaaacatcatttgggaaatattaaaaacatttataaaaatttaatggcgggcaaataattctgactatatatatatatatatatatatatatatatatatatatatatatatatatatatatatatatatatatatagagagagagagagagagagagagagagagagagagagagagagagagagagagagagagagagagagagagagagagagagagagagagagagagagagagagagagagagagagagcaaaaacacaacataaatataataaaacaaataaaatctaataaaataaatcagtcttCTTGTATATTTCAGATACGTCAGTGGTTGAAGTGACGCGGGGCCATCATGACTAACAAACACAAAATCACTGTTCTGGAAAAATGACTCAGTGTTTTTATCACTGTAGACATTTTGATCTTTTAGTCAATCAATCGTTCAACTCAATTCTCCTGCAAGTCCACAGTCCCGTCATCCTATAGCGTcactgtattgtactgtattgtgTTACTGATGGTTCAGGTTTAGCGACAGTACCTAGTTAATTTatgttaaatgtgtgtgtatatgtatatttgtgtgtacatatgtatgtgtgtatgagtgtgtatgtatactagttttaacaactcatctctaataactgatttattttatctttgtcatgatgacagtaaataatatttgactagatttttttcaaggttaaaatgacatttaaaggcttaactaggttaattaggcagggtagggtaattaggcaagttattgtataacgatggtttgttctgtagattatcgaaaacgtatagcttaaagaggctcataatattgaaatattgaaattaataactgcttttattctagccggaaaaaaaaacaaataagactttctccagaagaataaatattatcagacacactgtgaacatttccgtgctctattaaacatcatttgggaaataaaaaaaaataaaaaatttcaaaggaggtttaataattctgattgaaactgtatgtatactgtatatatatatatatatatgtctgtgtgtgtgtgtgtgtgcgcgtgtgtgtgtatgtgcgcgtgtaCCTGGATACTCCACGGGCAGCTGTATCTCGGTGCTGCTGGATGTGAGCGCATTGAATCTGCTGATGGTGATCTCTGTGACTTTCAGCAGATCTCCAGTGGACAGAGAACACTCCTGTCCAAACACCTCATACACACAgcctgcaaaacacacacacacacacacacgctcacatttCACTACTGTCTGGGTGTGGGTgaatacatatgtgtgtgtgtgtgtgtgtgtgtgtgtttattaatgcaGTGGCAGGGTTCTGCACAGTCTGCACTTTGAAAAGGTGTTGAAATATGATGTGCAGTTAAGAACATCAGAGGAGACAGTCGCGGGGTTTCCGCTCAATGCCGTCTGAATCCAAAATCCTCATTACCTCAGTTTCTATACACAATCATGTCAGTACACGATCTTTTTAAATAGAATAATTTCTGCTAATCATTTCTTC
Protein-coding sequences here:
- the themis gene encoding protein THEMIS (The RefSeq protein has 6 substitutions compared to this genomic sequence), which translates into the protein MAQTLQEFTHALEEKHLPRVLHIQSGIYYQGCVYEVFGQECSLSTGDLLKVTEITISRFNALTSSSTEIQLPVEYPGLFKLMADSQPYRSIQEIADSLKIGPQRVAQPVFLSAVDVDLEPGLVLRRRDSFRITAVEWSCGRVHCELLHREPPICFSLSFCQQGPFSECQDHQCYTLKEIADWKIPRGRKRSVVEVKAPAKKNFLFSGLLENVCGELLLTPVYELKAISRLSEKVLLIPSNLDVEVVDVTEQYDCDSFVQPLSLMDVYKRPPQFFPVLAKLSSENHFRLSPDLESLFQSKEVIIHHPFKAKRILASEMCQESARHFLIPESYNGRFKRRPRQFSTAYDLERARSETEEIRVVATKDFETVYSGLASVQAGEEFIVTKGQSCAVSHNGTEKVADTFECVKVKAEGKEPVRLPMCLEGGFMELVKDKRQYTIAEICRWFPLPFNVKVSVRDLSLKADILAGTPSLHIEEEISDPCVLVSNTDLSDFREVPVNRTDLIFNVKQRWDGESPKFSVKSAIEEISEDCYYTIRRYAIATITPPPRPPKKPKDPPPRPPKTSRSESTNSESSSCSPKTLHVEPFKQDGLLQCCDSRNGNEQKIPISPVTLPRPSLQKARAKGRSLDDISMDKHAASDNDVHDYEYIDEEQLDNIRRTYQEQQINTKAKPSHTI